The following is a genomic window from Carassius auratus strain Wakin chromosome 15, ASM336829v1, whole genome shotgun sequence.
GGGAATGTGTATCCTTGTGCCTTTTCTCAACGTCAGAGCCCGGCCGAGCAAATATGACATCGGTAACAGGGAGCTGCTGGCAGTCAGGCTGGCCTTTTGGGGAGTGGTGCCACTGGTTGGAGGGAGCAAGAATTTAGATTATATCTGTTCTGCCAAGAGGTTGAATGCTCGCAAGGCCGGCTGGGCTTTTTTTGGGGGCGGTTTAACTTCTCTCTCTCGTATCGCCAGGTTCTGAGAATGTCAAACCTGATgccctttcttgtttgtttgagGATCCCGGGGAGGAGGTGAGGCCCAGGACCATTCTCTCCAGAGAGGTCGTGGTGGGGTCCCTTTCTTGGGATGTCAAGGGATGGGTGAGGGAGGATGTGTGGGAGGGGGAGGTCCCAAGGGGGTGTCCGGGGGGTCGGTTGTTTGTACCGGCTGCACTGCGTTTTGAGGTCCTTCGGTGGGGTCATGAGTCCAGAGTAGCCTGTCATCCAGGGGTTTGGAGATCGCTGGCTGCCAACCAtcagcgattttggtggccatccatggtcCAAGATATCAGGCAGTTTGTGTTGGCTTACTCCGTTTGAACTCAGAATAAGACTTCTAACCAGTCTCCTGTTGGTCTGTTAAAGCCTCTACCCATTCCCTCTCATCCATGGTCACATCTGGCCCTTGATTTCGTCACTGGCCTTCCCCCGTCAAGAGGTAACACTGTTATTCTGACGGTGGTGGACCGCTTCTCCAATTTTATCCTCTTACCCAAACTCCCCTCCAGCAAGGAGGCCATTCAGGTGGTtgtggaccacgtcttccgttTGATGTGGTCTCCGACAGAGGACCACAATTCATCTCCCGGTTTTGGAAAGAGTTCTGTAGACAGATCGGGCCCTCTATGAGTCTGTCTTCAGGTTTCCacccccagaccaatgggcaggcCATGCAAGCCAACCAGGATCTCAAGCGTGCTCTCCGCTGTCTAGTATCACAGAGTACGAGCTTCTGGAGTCAGCAGTTGTCATGGGTTGAATTATACCCACAATTGCCTCCCAGTGGTGTCTACGGGTATGTCTCCTTTTCAATGTTTCATCGGTTATGAACCACCTCTTTTCCCTGCACAGGAACCCAAAGCTGCAGTCCCGTCTTTGTCCGTAGGTGTCAGCGCACCTAGAGGAGGGCTGAGGAGGCCTTGGTCCGAGCTTCCAGATGGATCAAAATGCCGGTTGACCTTCACCGGACTCTGGCTCCCCAGTACATTTGTGGTCAGAAGGTATGACTTTCcaccaaggacctgcctctcTGGGTGCCTTCTTGTAAGCTGGCACCAAGGTTTATTGGGCCATGTCGCATCACCAAGGGTACTGTCATGCCTTAAGTCTTAGTtgctgtgtttttgtcttgttgtctgtgtgcctAGTCTCtgaacacatgggttttgttttggcagctcatgtgttctgctgtcagtgttttttCCCCTTCCCAACGTGTATCCTTAATACTCTGTTTCTgtcacacctgtagccactcTTTCCTCATTAGCTCTCCTCTATTTAGGTTCCTattgtgctctgtcttttgtcagaccATTGTAAGTTGTTTAATGCTTTGCTGGTGACCGTCATGTCTTGGTTGCTTAGTCCTGCCATGTTATGTTGTCTTAGGCTCCAAGtgttttttgatttttgtttttgtctggaaCTGTTCCCTCTCATCCTGTCAGACTTGACTGGTTCTGCTTCCGGCCCTGGCATCTCTTTTCTGTTTGGACCCCCCAAGACTTGACTccagctcctctctgcactctATAGTTTCATTAAGGGAGTTTGGTGGGCCTTCAACACTGTGTCCCCAAGGGCACTCAGAGCGGTGTGACTTCGACATTGCGTCCCCAATGACGCTCTGGTTGATGTGATTTTGATGCTGCATCACAGAAGACGCTAGGACCGGTCCCTGCTGAGAGGTTTCTTTTGGCCCTGTGCTTTTGGAGTGATCATTCATTTGTTTTCCCTGTTTGCCCAGTTGAGggcaaaataaactttttgttacctgtaaaaataaattgtaaatctgGGGATTATTGGATTGTGGTACCTACTCCCAATAATTACTGGTTGAGACAAACAAAACTAGGTTGTTGTAATCGATTTTATGGATGATAACAACATTACCACTGAAATATTCAACTGAGTACTTTCACATTCTTCTGTGTGAAATTCCTCAAGTTTTCATAAATGAATTGatatttcattcagtttttatTCATTAGTGTAAAGTGAAGGCAGAGATAGCAAAACAAAAATGCCATATGAGACACTTCAACAGAGAGACAGTAAAATAGCCTTAACAGCATATATCTCAGATGACCATGCTCATGTGAAAATCTACCACTGGACTGCATATTCAAACAGGATTACAttctaaaacaatattatttgaattatgtaaacaaacataaTAATTAACAGCATTTGGGTGGATGAAACTTAAAAAGGGTAACCTGAAATATATGCACATATTTCAGCATAGCAATGACTGCACACACAAAGTGATTGAAGTTGCTTGTGcattttgcttgtttttgttcgttttgtcTTTGGGTCAGTAAAAAGTAATGCATACAGTACAATACAGGCACATTAAATAAGGTGTAATagatacaaaaatacaataataaataagagCGTTTATACAGTTTTACACGGTGGAACAGCCTTATTGTATATAACCCAGTATATATAGTTAAAATGTGCCCAGATTTCTTCTTAATCCATAGATTGCTatttttttgaatgtattttaattcaaatttattttacacCAAAAATGTAATTAGTAAGAAAATAGTTAGTTTGAAACCCTCTCAATTCGTGTTGATCTCTTTTTAaggtattttttaattaagtctTTGATTTCAgatgtatttaaaacataaataatgggATTTAGCATTGGTGGAACAGCATATGCCAGAGATGTGCTAATGACCCTTGCATTGGGAGTAAGAGAAACCATGACTGCAGTTATGTATATGCAGGTTATGGGAAGAAAAAACGATCCCACTAACAACAAGTGAGAAACACAGGTTTTCAGTGCTTTTAAACGTCCTTCCCAAGTTGTTATTTTACTTAATGCAAGAAAAATTCCCACATATGAAAGCACTATTAAGAGCAATGGTGCTACAACATATAAAGCTGTGCAGAGTTTAGCCATGAAACTATTAATGCTAACATCGTTACATGCCAACCTATACATTGGTCCATGATCACAATAATAACTAGGTACAACGTTGGATTTACAGAAGGAAAGTCTTGTGATCGAAGACACAACAAAGGCAACAACACCACCATTAAATCCCCATAATCCCACAAACACTACAGTCATGACAGTATTATTCACTATGGCGTGATATCTTAATGGCAAACAAATTGCAATGAAGCGATCATATGCCAGAACAACAAGAGTGAGGCTCTGCATAGTACTAAAGAAGTGAACAAAAAACATGTTTGCCAAACAAGCATTGTAGGAGATGTACTGTGagtcaaaaacaaaaatcttcatCATGTTAGGAATCAGTGCGTTAGTTTCACCAAAGTCAGCCAAGGCCAAGTAAAACACACCAATGTACTTTGGACTGTGCAGGTTCCGGTCAACAGCTATAATAAAAAGGACTACAGAGTTCTCAATTACAGCAaagatataaatgataaataagaaaatatagtAATAAGTGCTGTATGGAATACCTGAAAGTCCAATGATGAAAAAGTATTCAGGATAAACAATGGACTTATTCTCAGAAAAACTTTGACTTACAGAACTCATGGCAGCTTTGCGTTTGGTGTTTTGTCCAAGCTGAATATAGAAATGACGACAAAAACATAAGCAACACATTTGTATAAATGCAAGGAATACACAACATTATCTATTACCTATTGCATAAATTCATAACATCAAATAAACCTACAAAGTCAGAGTAAAAAATTACTGTGACTTCATTGTCTGTGACCTACTTtgaattaaactgtaaatacaaaGACCTATTATGGTTTCCTACTGCACATTTACTCTATACACTGGATATCCTTGTCAttgaattcaaatatatatatttttttttttcaaaaatctccTGAGATTATTCTGACTGACAGTTGTAACACTGACACTGATGTAACACTTGCAAGCTGTAATACATTTTCTGGAAAACAAATTTGTTTGGAGGGCCAGTTGAAACTGTGTCTTTCATTTGGACatccaacatattttttttactaaatttgattgttaaaaatgttaaaatccactttagcaacaagaaacattaaataaaaaacattcagtgACAGGTCAAATTCATTTTTGATTTGTGTGGTACAATCTAAAGTCTTGCTCAAGtccaaaatattatttgatatgACCGCATCAtggatattttaagaaatgttgatTAAACTtagttattttattcatttttccaaGTGAGTCATTCAAAgtccaaattattatttaatatgactgaataATATTAAGCACATCAGCAACACCAGGTTTAGATGGTTTGAACATAGAAGGCCCACTAGTCCTGGtcccctttcagtcggtcactcttaACGTCACGTTgatgcttcgatagaccaatctactttgagtttAACTAAATGAGTCGATTCACATTGGCAgtataatataaaagtataatgcggcagcaggtgcaatgcataccagcttttcgcttcggagcagAGCGTTAGTATCATTATGCTCAACTGGGTCTGCTGTGAACTATTAGTTCAGCATTCTCTTGGAAGCTTTGTGTGTTGGCGAGATGGCGCTTCAGCCATGGCCGTTCCTGTGTCAAGTtggttgcacacttcaggctgcactaccccctgtcgtgttgcaagcggcaaATTCCCCTGTGTGCATTGGCACTAAAAGAGCAAATTTcgctaaaagagcttcacgggtgcgtctttgtaaaggacggatcgtccttataaggatgctgTTTCACTCGtctgtttctgggtgcggtcatTACCTGGCAACAGGTGATGGTCACGATTGCTGCCTCACGTGTTTTGGTGTCACTGCGGGAAGATGACCATCTCAGAGCTGAGAACCAGGCTCTGCTAtcttcaggggggcggagtcccaTTGCTGCTACCatgatctggggctcgttctggcagCCGACAGATGAAAACCACTTTCGGCAGTAGCGCGGGTGGTTTGAGGattacagtggtggcaaacctcGCAGgcaaccaaccctctggggaccatcactcctcttGCACCTCCAATCCtgtggagcaacccacggaacgtgctgggccctcttcaaaTAGCGTACAAGCGGTATCCAGTGGGGCTCCCCCCGACCTAgaacagatctccaggcatgcttaGGTTAGCACGGATGTCTCCACCACCAGCTGGGGTGCCATGTATaatgggcatgcagtctcaggggtttggacgggcccgccgCTGCATTGGCACATCGATTGTctagagttgttagcagtttgcCTTGCCTTGAACTGCCTCAAAGGTCACTTACCAGGCAAGCACGTGCTGGTCTGAACAGACAACACAGCGACTGTGGCATACATCAACCAAcaaggaggtctgcactcacATAGCATGTCGCAACTCGCCCACCACCTCCTCCTTGGGAGTCAGAAGATTCTGAGGTCACTTTGTGCTGTTCACATTCAGGGCccgattcctctgaggaaggatctactgactctgAGACGGTGCTCCATTTGGCACCCGCATCCAGatctttggaaactccatgtatGGTCCCTGGACAGGATGCAGAGGTTCTAGGTGagctaccccaagaggtagtggaTGCCATCACTTcagcaagagcaccgtctacg
Proteins encoded in this region:
- the LOC113115514 gene encoding olfactory receptor 52E4-like, giving the protein MSSVSQSFSENKSIVYPEYFFIIGLSGIPYSTYYYIFLFIIYIFAVIENSVVLFIIAVDRNLHSPKYIGVFYLALADFGETNALIPNMMKIFVFDSQYISYNACLANMFFVHFFSTMQSLTLVVLAYDRFIAICLPLRYHAIVNNTVMTVVFVGLWGFNGGVVAFVVSSITRLSFCKSNVVPSYYCDHGPMYRLACNDVSINSFMAKLCTALYVVAPLLLIVLSYVGIFLALSKITTWEGRLKALKTCVSHLLLVGSFFLPITCIYITAVMVSLTPNARVISTSLAYAVPPMLNPIIYVLNTSEIKDLIKKYLKKRSTRIERVSN